Proteins encoded in a region of the Dorea longicatena genome:
- a CDS encoding carbamoyl phosphate synthase small subunit encodes MKAFLILEDGTVFTGTSIGSTKDMISEIVFNTSMTGYLEVLTDPSYAGQAVVMTYPLIGNYGITPDMESRKAWPDGYIVRELSRMPSNFRCEGTLQDFLKEQDIPGIAGIDTRALTKILREKGTMNGMITTNENYNLDEILPKLKAYTVGDVVSKVTCDEKYVLEGNGPKVALMDFGAKKNIAKSLNERGCEVTVYPAGTKAEEIIAANPDGIMLSNGPGDPETCVSIIEEIKKLYNTDIPIFAICLGHQLMALANGAKTYKLKYGHRGGNHPVKDLTNNRVYISSQNHGYAVDGTTIDPAIAKEAFINVNDGTNEGLAYEGKNIFTVQFHPEACPGPQDSGYLFDRFMDMMKGAK; translated from the coding sequence ATGAAAGCATTTCTTATATTAGAAGACGGGACTGTCTTTACCGGAACCAGTATCGGTTCGACAAAAGACATGATTAGCGAGATAGTGTTTAATACTTCAATGACAGGTTATCTGGAGGTATTAACCGACCCTTCTTATGCGGGACAGGCCGTAGTAATGACCTATCCATTGATTGGAAATTATGGCATCACACCGGATATGGAGTCAAGGAAGGCATGGCCGGATGGATATATCGTAAGAGAACTTTCCAGAATGCCAAGCAACTTCCGTTGTGAAGGAACACTTCAGGATTTCCTGAAAGAACAGGATATTCCAGGAATTGCAGGAATTGATACACGTGCCCTTACGAAGATTCTTCGTGAAAAGGGAACCATGAACGGAATGATCACCACGAACGAGAATTACAACTTAGATGAGATTCTCCCAAAACTGAAAGCATATACAGTTGGTGATGTGGTATCAAAAGTAACATGTGATGAAAAATATGTCTTAGAAGGCAATGGACCGAAGGTTGCTCTTATGGACTTCGGTGCAAAGAAGAACATTGCCAAGTCTTTAAATGAACGCGGCTGTGAAGTTACAGTTTATCCGGCAGGAACAAAAGCAGAAGAGATTATTGCTGCTAATCCGGACGGCATTATGTTGTCTAACGGACCTGGAGATCCGGAAACATGCGTATCTATTATCGAAGAGATCAAGAAGTTATACAATACTGATATTCCTATTTTTGCAATTTGTCTCGGACATCAGCTTATGGCACTTGCAAATGGTGCAAAGACTTATAAGTTGAAATATGGACACCGCGGCGGTAACCATCCGGTGAAGGATCTGACAAACAACAGAGTATACATTTCTTCACAGAACCATGGTTATGCAGTTGATGGTACAACCATTGATCCGGCTATCGCAAAAGAAGCATTTATCAATGTAAATGACGGAACCAACGAAGGACTTGCATACGAAGGAAAGAATATTTTCACAGTTCAGTTCCACCCGGAGGCTTGTCCTGGACCACAGGATTCCGGATACCTGTTTGATAGATTTATGGATATGATGAAAGGAGCAAAATAA
- a CDS encoding Gp37-like protein, translating into MVILATRSREIGTNPLLDANCTFDANKDREFSIKIARCNWTEEMIFGNLVYVPDTEFGGIIEDVLTDTTLDYVELKGYTWRGRMAMKVIEPPVGSDYRVVSGELNAILKKLIEPEFGGLYVVSGTDTGAAVSNYQFDRYCTLLEGITKMLKSVGYRLSIRHKREKGIPGYILIEAVPIADYSDEIELSKDCGLNYTMEDKRNGVNHLIVTGKGELQDRNVFHLYVWPDGSFKKTQYYTGLDEIVQVYENTSTETDELESQSTKKLQDLCSKKKFGMDIAKLGIDVDIGDVVGGRDYLTGMYSSKPIENIIYSITNRIESKEYELEGENDNGDS; encoded by the coding sequence ATGGTAATTCTGGCGACAAGGAGCAGAGAAATAGGAACGAATCCACTGTTAGATGCGAATTGCACCTTTGATGCTAACAAAGATAGGGAATTTTCCATCAAGATTGCCAGATGTAACTGGACAGAAGAAATGATATTCGGAAATCTGGTGTATGTGCCAGATACGGAATTTGGCGGAATTATCGAAGATGTGTTGACAGATACAACTCTGGATTATGTAGAGCTGAAAGGCTATACATGGCGTGGACGCATGGCAATGAAAGTAATAGAGCCGCCGGTCGGAAGTGATTACAGGGTGGTGTCCGGGGAGTTAAATGCAATTCTTAAGAAACTGATAGAACCGGAATTTGGCGGATTGTATGTTGTGTCTGGCACAGATACGGGTGCTGCAGTGAGTAATTATCAGTTCGATCGTTATTGTACATTACTGGAAGGAATTACAAAGATGCTGAAATCTGTTGGATATAGATTGAGTATTCGGCATAAGCGTGAGAAAGGAATCCCGGGATATATTTTGATCGAAGCAGTACCGATTGCGGACTATTCTGATGAGATTGAGCTGTCTAAGGATTGTGGACTTAATTACACGATGGAAGATAAAAGAAATGGAGTAAATCACTTGATCGTGACCGGGAAAGGTGAACTGCAGGATCGAAACGTGTTTCATCTCTACGTCTGGCCGGATGGTTCTTTTAAGAAAACACAGTATTATACAGGTTTAGATGAAATTGTACAAGTGTATGAAAATACATCGACAGAGACAGATGAACTGGAAAGCCAGAGTACGAAGAAATTACAGGATTTGTGCAGTAAAAAAAAGTTTGGCATGGATATAGCAAAACTTGGAATCGATGTAGATATAGGTGATGTTGTAGGAGGGCGGGATTATCTTACTGGGATGTATTCGAGCAAACCAATAGAAAATATCATCTACAGTATTACTAATAGGATTGAATCCAAAGAATACGAATTGGAAGGAGAGAATGATAATGGAGATAGTTAG
- a CDS encoding SGNH/GDSL hydrolase family protein — protein MAKLFDGHGNEIEIGGGESGKLEVADYKIYEESDGTQSRQGVLTYNGLNLYPVNKPLQRENETKLYSGGLMVTLGDSYTAYLNSYFDTFAQKHGLIQKNVGLASSKIARPEGEGQDTIKSFVTRLDELIASFPITINGKAYTTTDVKLITFMGGANDWTTIDTEKGIDRIGDRYSTDKGQIYGATKYCLETLQKTFPSADIIVILQPNNGNNTDFCVMEMKENIVKECAEMYSLPICDCCFNFYSPSNPTEFSKYWENDKLHLNADGHQKLIDKLEVTLNTLDYYKS, from the coding sequence ATGGCAAAACTTTTTGATGGTCACGGAAATGAAATAGAAATCGGTGGTGGTGAATCTGGAAAACTAGAAGTGGCAGATTATAAAATTTACGAAGAGAGCGATGGCACACAATCACGGCAAGGAGTTTTAACGTATAATGGGCTCAATCTGTACCCAGTAAATAAGCCACTGCAACGAGAAAATGAAACAAAATTGTATTCTGGTGGACTTATGGTTACACTTGGCGATAGCTATACGGCATATCTTAATAGCTATTTCGACACATTTGCACAGAAACATGGGCTTATCCAAAAAAACGTTGGTTTAGCATCATCAAAGATTGCAAGACCAGAGGGAGAAGGTCAAGACACAATTAAATCGTTCGTAACAAGATTAGATGAATTAATAGCGTCATTTCCAATTACAATAAACGGGAAAGCCTATACTACTACTGATGTAAAGCTAATTACATTCATGGGTGGGGCGAATGATTGGACTACTATTGATACAGAAAAAGGCATTGACAGAATAGGTGATAGATACAGCACTGACAAAGGACAAATTTACGGAGCAACAAAGTATTGTTTAGAAACTTTACAAAAAACATTTCCGTCTGCGGATATTATTGTCATACTGCAACCAAATAATGGGAATAATACAGATTTTTGCGTTATGGAAATGAAAGAAAACATCGTAAAAGAATGTGCTGAAATGTACTCATTGCCTATATGTGATTGTTGCTTTAATTTCTACTCTCCATCAAACCCGACAGAATTTTCTAAGTATTGGGAAAATGACAAATTACATCTAAATGCTGACGGACATCAGAAACTGATTGATAAATTAGAGGTTACGCTAAACACATTGGATTATTACAAGAGCTAG
- a CDS encoding transglutaminase domain-containing protein, with the protein MKRRCLRIYRKRRKKKLIILILTCILFLGTAAAERGGYLELEQFGSNKKQDIPYQKVSITEEENTEKYYYQQLPTEQRQVYQEILEGVRNHTEEIYVHNADVDETNQIFQKLMKDQPDIFWCDGTATATTYKGTESYTVLKPKYFYTAEESQKMQTAIMQAAEKWLADLDADADDYHKILYVYEKIVDEVEYDESAPDNQNIYSVFVNQKSVCAGYSKATQYLLERLGVFCTYVTGKTTEGGNHAWNLVKCNGDYYYVDTTWGDPVFQQEEGEDTSRDTEQNSGQDAEASGNKANISYDYMCCDDTQLFQTHILDKDTQMPECSKMDCNYYVVNGMYYTQYDAKKVLEAMNQAIWAKKSATIFKFADTSVYSQAHDDIFQKELAKAAQNLADYYGLSQVKYQYIDDPRLHKIVIFWQYS; encoded by the coding sequence ATGAAAAGAAGGTGTTTACGGATATATAGAAAAAGAAGAAAAAAGAAATTAATCATCCTGATTCTGACATGCATTCTCTTTCTTGGAACCGCAGCAGCAGAAAGGGGCGGATATCTGGAACTTGAACAATTTGGTTCAAATAAAAAACAAGATATTCCTTATCAGAAAGTATCCATAACGGAAGAAGAGAACACGGAGAAATATTATTATCAGCAGTTGCCGACTGAACAAAGGCAGGTCTATCAGGAAATTCTGGAAGGTGTCAGAAACCACACGGAGGAAATTTATGTACATAACGCGGATGTAGATGAGACAAATCAGATTTTTCAGAAGCTGATGAAGGATCAGCCGGACATCTTCTGGTGTGACGGGACAGCAACGGCTACGACTTATAAAGGAACAGAAAGTTATACCGTCCTGAAACCGAAATATTTTTACACAGCAGAAGAAAGCCAGAAGATGCAGACCGCGATTATGCAGGCGGCAGAGAAGTGGCTGGCAGATCTGGATGCCGATGCAGATGACTATCACAAAATTCTCTATGTATATGAAAAAATCGTAGATGAAGTAGAGTATGATGAGAGCGCGCCGGATAATCAGAACATCTACAGCGTATTTGTCAATCAGAAATCTGTATGTGCTGGATATTCGAAAGCAACGCAGTATTTGTTGGAACGGCTTGGCGTGTTCTGTACTTATGTGACGGGAAAGACGACGGAAGGCGGAAACCATGCGTGGAATCTGGTGAAATGTAACGGCGATTATTATTATGTCGACACAACCTGGGGAGATCCGGTGTTCCAACAGGAAGAAGGAGAAGATACATCCCGGGATACAGAGCAAAATTCAGGTCAAGATGCAGAGGCTTCTGGTAATAAGGCAAATATCAGCTATGATTATATGTGTTGTGATGATACGCAGTTATTTCAGACACATATTCTGGATAAGGATACACAGATGCCAGAGTGCAGCAAGATGGATTGCAATTATTACGTGGTAAACGGAATGTATTACACACAGTATGATGCCAAGAAGGTACTGGAAGCCATGAACCAGGCTATCTGGGCGAAGAAAAGTGCTACAATTTTTAAATTCGCAGATACATCCGTCTACAGTCAGGCGCACGATGACATTTTCCAGAAAGAACTTGCAAAAGCAGCGCAGAATCTGGCGGATTACTATGGATTATCGCAGGTGAAGTACCAGTACATCGATGACCCGAGATTACACAAGATTGTAATATTTTGGCAGTATTCATAA
- a CDS encoding N-acetylmuramoyl-L-alanine amidase — MAHLFIIAGHGAGDSGAVGYIGKKMYTEAERVRALAKRLSALGGSNVTVGDTSRNWYADKGISTLSIPKSWQIIELHMDGASASARGGHVIIKSGYKPDAYDTALAHFIGGFTPGRANTIVGRSNLANVNRAAVRGYSYRLLECGFITNQADLNKFNNNLDTLARGILGAFEIGTTAQAGWVADKIGWWYRHADGSYTKNGWEQIGGDWYWFDNGGYAVHDTWKEIKGHWYYFKSDCRMVKGWRKVDGKWYFLNKQVYAEHPEGSMQEGWLLDGRFWYYLNPKTGGPRGAMCTGFVTVNGQTYYCRPKAEAGYPEGSMVTGKKMIDGKEYYFEADGRMKK; from the coding sequence ATGGCACATTTATTTATTATAGCCGGACACGGAGCTGGAGACAGCGGAGCAGTAGGATATATCGGCAAAAAGATGTATACGGAGGCAGAGAGAGTCCGGGCGTTAGCTAAGAGACTGTCTGCACTTGGTGGTAGCAATGTAACAGTAGGAGACACAAGTCGAAATTGGTATGCTGACAAAGGGATTAGCACCTTGTCAATACCGAAAAGCTGGCAGATTATTGAACTTCATATGGATGGAGCCAGTGCTTCGGCAAGAGGTGGCCATGTAATTATCAAATCTGGATACAAACCAGATGCATATGATACAGCTCTTGCTCATTTTATTGGCGGGTTTACACCCGGAAGAGCAAATACAATTGTTGGAAGAAGCAATCTTGCCAATGTAAACAGGGCGGCAGTCAGGGGATATAGTTATAGACTGCTTGAATGTGGATTTATTACAAACCAGGCAGATCTTAATAAATTTAATAACAACCTGGATACACTTGCAAGAGGAATTCTTGGCGCATTCGAAATCGGAACAACAGCACAAGCCGGCTGGGTAGCCGATAAAATTGGATGGTGGTATCGCCATGCAGACGGAAGTTATACGAAAAATGGATGGGAACAGATCGGTGGAGACTGGTATTGGTTTGACAATGGAGGTTATGCCGTTCATGATACCTGGAAAGAAATCAAAGGACATTGGTATTACTTCAAATCTGACTGCCGTATGGTAAAAGGATGGAGAAAAGTAGATGGCAAATGGTATTTCCTGAATAAGCAGGTATATGCAGAACATCCGGAAGGATCTATGCAGGAAGGATGGCTGCTTGACGGTAGATTTTGGTATTATCTCAATCCAAAGACGGGCGGGCCTCGTGGAGCTATGTGTACTGGATTCGTTACAGTAAATGGTCAGACATATTACTGCAGACCAAAAGCAGAAGCTGGTTATCCGGAAGGCAGCATGGTTACGGGAAAGAAAATGATCGACGGAAAAGAATATTATTTTGAAGCGGATGGTCGGATGAAAAAATAA
- a CDS encoding carboxypeptidase-like regulatory domain-containing protein — MNGTTPTTQDTPDKGRLQINLVSDISAYPIQGAQISIFYTGIPEAQLEQLTTDSSGQTDTIDLAAPPLEYSLNPENEVQPYSEYTMQITAEGFESVSIAGAEILADVTAIQNVSMKPIDTPEDEETVFVIPAHTLYATYPPKIPEDEIQPTFESGEIVLSRVVVPEYIVVHDGSPRDSTAKNYYVKYKDYIKNVASSEIYATWPEDTIRANVLAIMSFTLNRVYTEFYRNRGYDFTITSSTAFDHKWIPERNIYDTISVIVDELFADYLSRPNVKQPILTQYCDGRQVQCPNWMTFLL, encoded by the coding sequence ATGAACGGAACGACTCCAACCACTCAGGATACTCCCGACAAAGGCCGTCTGCAGATTAATCTCGTATCTGACATCTCTGCCTATCCGATTCAGGGGGCTCAGATTTCCATCTTCTACACGGGTATTCCAGAAGCTCAGTTAGAACAACTTACTACCGACAGTTCCGGGCAGACCGATACGATTGATCTTGCGGCACCACCGTTAGAATACAGCCTGAATCCAGAAAATGAAGTCCAGCCATATTCCGAATATACCATGCAGATCACCGCCGAAGGCTTCGAGTCGGTCAGTATTGCCGGTGCTGAAATTCTCGCCGATGTCACTGCCATTCAGAATGTCAGCATGAAACCAATCGACACTCCCGAAGACGAGGAAACCGTATTCGTCATTCCGGCTCATACATTATATGCCACCTATCCGCCTAAGATTCCCGAAGACGAGATCCAGCCGACCTTCGAATCCGGAGAGATTGTCTTAAGCCGCGTCGTGGTCCCGGAATACATCGTAGTTCATGATGGAAGTCCACGCGACTCCACTGCCAAAAACTATTATGTGAAGTATAAGGATTATATCAAAAATGTAGCTTCCAGTGAAATCTATGCGACCTGGCCGGAGGATACCATTCGGGCAAACGTACTGGCAATCATGTCTTTTACTCTGAACCGGGTATATACAGAATTTTACCGGAACCGCGGATATGATTTTACGATCACTTCTTCAACCGCATTTGATCACAAATGGATTCCGGAACGGAATATCTATGATACGATCTCTGTGATAGTGGATGAATTGTTTGCCGATTATCTTTCCAGACCGAATGTCAAGCAGCCGATACTGACGCAGTATTGTGACGGACGGCAGGTACAATGTCCGAATTGGATGACCTTTTTGCTATAA
- a CDS encoding phage holin family protein yields the protein MEQANYIKAIFTAVFAFISALLGVLAVPVILLVTCNLIDYATGLMASKYRSQDINSYKSIRGIFKKVSMWLLVVVGAIIDELLLYAATTIGKPVPVTFLIACVVAMWLICNEIISILENIQDMGVNIPAFLQPLVKHIRSQVEEQINIDKKEDKNSEDE from the coding sequence ATGGAACAGGCAAATTATATCAAAGCAATTTTCACGGCGGTATTCGCCTTTATATCGGCTCTCCTGGGTGTTCTGGCGGTGCCGGTAATATTATTGGTCACATGTAACCTGATAGACTACGCTACGGGTTTGATGGCGAGCAAATACAGGTCGCAGGATATTAATTCCTATAAGAGCATAAGAGGTATTTTTAAAAAAGTTTCTATGTGGCTTTTAGTGGTAGTAGGTGCAATAATTGACGAACTGTTGCTATATGCAGCCACAACGATCGGAAAGCCGGTGCCGGTTACATTCCTGATCGCATGCGTGGTGGCGATGTGGCTAATCTGTAATGAAATTATTTCAATTTTGGAAAATATACAGGACATGGGAGTAAATATTCCGGCTTTCCTGCAACCACTGGTTAAACATATTAGATCGCAGGTGGAAGAACAGATTAATATAGATAAGAAGGAAGATAAGAATTCGGAGGACGAGTGA
- a CDS encoding DUF433 domain-containing protein: MKTLNNLKMKIMVRAFRIRIKNGEAFEDIAADYPALTTDDLEAIKEALNTN; the protein is encoded by the coding sequence ATGAAAACTTTAAACAATTTAAAAATGAAAATCATGGTAAGAGCGTTTCGTATCAGAATCAAGAATGGAGAAGCTTTTGAAGACATTGCAGCAGATTATCCAGCATTGACCACGGATGACTTGGAAGCAATCAAGGAAGCGCTGAACACTAATTAG
- a CDS encoding Thoeris anti-defense Tad2 family protein codes for MYFSEAFKLMESGLKVKLPSWGGYWYWSKEKKTIIMHTKDGIEMDIRETQVPEYTFKNIASDDWIVADEKNCPELGGENTFSFGEAIKYLKRGFKVARKGWNGKGIYLEMYSPEVNLETIAEAVHNAWWEEKKKQGVTDHPDMIPYSELSEEVKEYDRVTARTTIEAFNYMTHSFIYINTTGLQTENPYAPKNKVPWTPSQTDMLAEDWVFAN; via the coding sequence ATGTATTTTAGCGAAGCCTTTAAATTAATGGAAAGTGGATTGAAAGTAAAACTGCCAAGCTGGGGCGGATATTGGTATTGGTCCAAAGAAAAGAAAACAATTATCATGCATACAAAAGATGGTATAGAAATGGATATCCGAGAGACACAGGTACCGGAGTATACGTTTAAGAATATTGCGAGTGACGATTGGATTGTTGCCGACGAAAAGAATTGTCCAGAACTCGGAGGCGAGAATACATTCTCGTTCGGAGAGGCAATCAAATATCTGAAGAGAGGTTTCAAGGTTGCTCGTAAAGGTTGGAATGGTAAAGGAATCTATCTGGAAATGTATTCGCCAGAAGTCAATCTTGAAACTATTGCAGAAGCAGTGCATAACGCATGGTGGGAAGAAAAGAAAAAACAGGGAGTTACAGATCACCCGGATATGATTCCGTATTCTGAACTAAGTGAAGAAGTGAAAGAATACGACAGAGTTACAGCAAGAACAACTATTGAAGCATTCAATTATATGACGCATTCGTTCATATATATCAACACTACTGGATTACAGACAGAAAATCCTTATGCGCCTAAAAATAAAGTGCCGTGGACACCGTCTCAGACAGATATGCTTGCGGAAGATTGGGTATTTGCAAATTAG
- the carB gene encoding carbamoyl-phosphate synthase large subunit — MPRIKDIKKVLVIGSGPIIIGQAAEFDYAGTQACRSLKEEGLEVVLLNSNPATIMTDKDIADRVYIEPLTVEVVEQLILKEKPDSVLPTLGGQAALNLAMELDENGFLERNNVRLIGTTSETIKKAEDRLEFKMTMEKIGEPCAASKVVKDVQAGIEFAESIGYPVVLRPAYTLGGSGGGIADNRTELVEILENGLRLSRVGEVLVERCIAGWKEIEYEVMRDSNGNCITVCNMENLDPVGVHTGDSIVVAPSQTLSDKEYQMLRTSALNIISELNITGGCNVQYALNPDSFEYCVIEVNPRVSRSSALASKATGYPIAKVAAKIALGYTLDEIKNAVTKKTYASFEPMLDYCVVKIPRLPFDKFISAKRTLTTQMKATGEVMSICDNFEGALMKAIRSLEQHVDSLMSYDFSYLKGEELLEELKVVDDRRIWKIAEAIRQGISYEDIHRITKIDNWFIDKIAILVEMEQKLKTEELTAETLKEAKRLEFPDNVIAELTGKTEREIHDLRHDNGITASYKMVDTCAAEFAAETPYYYSVFGSENEVVETSGKKKVLVLGSGPIRIGQGIEFDFCSVHCTWAFAKEGYETIIVNNNPETVSTDFDIADKLYFEPLTPEDVESIVDLEKPDGAVVQFGGQTAIKLTESLMKMGVPILGTSAENVDAAEDRELFDEILEQCEIPRPTGGTVFTAEEAKKVANRLGYPVLVRPSYVLGGQGMQIAINDHDIDEFIGIINRIAQDHPILVDKYLQGKEIEVDAVCDGEDILIPGIMEHIERAGIHSGDSISVYPAQSISQKTKETIAEYTRRLAKSLHVIGLINIQFIVCGEDVYVIEVNPRSSRTVPYISKVTGIPIVPLATKVIIGHKIKELGYTPGLQPEADYFAIKMPVFSFEKIRGADISLGPEMKSTGECLGIAKTFDEALYKAFIGAGVKLPKHKNMIMTVRDEDKEEAVEIGRRFEKIGYKIFATEGTAKVLTDAGVKAMTVNKIEQESPNLMDLILGHKIDLVIDTPPQGADHSRDGFVIRRNAIETGVNVLTAIDTAKALITSLENTDIQKLTLIDIAKIK; from the coding sequence ATGCCTAGAATTAAAGATATTAAGAAAGTATTAGTAATTGGCTCTGGCCCTATTATCATTGGACAGGCAGCGGAGTTTGACTATGCAGGTACACAGGCCTGCCGTTCATTAAAAGAAGAAGGTCTGGAAGTAGTCCTTTTGAACTCTAACCCGGCTACGATCATGACAGATAAAGATATCGCAGACCGCGTATACATCGAGCCTCTGACAGTTGAGGTGGTAGAACAGCTGATCTTAAAGGAAAAACCAGACAGTGTCCTTCCTACACTGGGTGGACAGGCAGCACTGAACCTGGCTATGGAGCTGGATGAGAATGGATTCCTTGAAAGAAACAACGTACGTCTGATCGGTACTACTTCTGAGACGATCAAAAAGGCCGAAGACCGTCTGGAATTCAAGATGACAATGGAAAAAATCGGCGAGCCTTGTGCAGCTTCTAAAGTCGTAAAGGATGTACAGGCTGGTATCGAATTTGCTGAAAGTATCGGATATCCGGTTGTACTTCGTCCGGCTTACACACTTGGTGGAAGCGGCGGCGGAATTGCGGATAACAGAACAGAACTCGTAGAGATCCTGGAAAACGGACTTCGTCTTTCACGTGTTGGGGAAGTTCTGGTAGAACGTTGCATCGCAGGATGGAAAGAGATCGAGTACGAAGTAATGCGTGACAGCAATGGTAACTGCATTACCGTATGTAATATGGAAAACCTGGACCCTGTAGGTGTACATACCGGAGACAGTATCGTAGTAGCACCTTCTCAGACACTGAGCGATAAAGAGTACCAGATGCTCCGTACATCTGCTCTTAATATCATCAGTGAGTTAAATATCACTGGTGGATGTAACGTACAGTATGCGCTGAATCCAGATTCATTTGAGTACTGTGTAATCGAGGTTAACCCTCGTGTAAGCCGTTCTTCTGCACTTGCATCTAAGGCAACAGGATATCCGATTGCCAAGGTTGCAGCAAAGATCGCTCTTGGATATACACTGGACGAGATCAAGAACGCAGTAACAAAGAAGACATATGCAAGTTTCGAGCCTATGCTTGACTACTGTGTTGTAAAGATCCCGAGACTTCCATTTGATAAGTTCATCAGCGCAAAACGTACACTGACAACACAGATGAAAGCGACCGGAGAAGTTATGAGTATCTGTGATAACTTCGAGGGAGCACTTATGAAAGCCATCCGTTCTCTGGAACAGCATGTAGACAGCCTTATGTCTTATGACTTCTCTTATTTAAAAGGAGAAGAACTGTTAGAAGAACTGAAAGTTGTAGATGACCGTCGTATCTGGAAGATCGCAGAAGCAATCCGTCAGGGCATCAGCTACGAAGACATTCACAGAATTACAAAGATTGACAACTGGTTCATTGACAAGATCGCAATTCTCGTAGAGATGGAACAGAAATTAAAGACAGAAGAATTAACAGCAGAGACATTAAAAGAAGCAAAACGCTTAGAGTTCCCGGATAATGTGATCGCAGAACTGACAGGAAAGACAGAGCGTGAGATCCATGACCTTCGTCATGATAATGGCATCACAGCTTCTTATAAGATGGTTGATACCTGTGCGGCTGAGTTCGCAGCAGAGACACCATATTACTACTCTGTATTCGGAAGTGAGAATGAAGTAGTTGAAACTTCCGGCAAGAAGAAAGTACTGGTACTTGGTTCCGGACCGATCCGTATCGGACAGGGTATCGAGTTCGACTTCTGTTCTGTACATTGTACATGGGCATTTGCCAAAGAAGGATATGAGACGATTATTGTAAATAACAACCCTGAGACAGTAAGTACAGACTTCGATATCGCTGACAAGCTGTATTTCGAGCCTCTGACACCGGAAGATGTAGAAAGTATCGTAGATCTGGAAAAACCGGACGGAGCAGTTGTACAGTTCGGTGGACAGACAGCAATCAAGCTGACAGAATCTCTTATGAAGATGGGCGTTCCAATCCTTGGAACATCTGCTGAAAATGTAGATGCAGCCGAAGACCGTGAGCTGTTTGATGAGATTCTTGAGCAGTGCGAGATCCCAAGACCGACAGGTGGAACTGTATTTACAGCAGAAGAAGCGAAGAAAGTTGCAAACAGACTGGGTTATCCGGTACTGGTAAGACCTTCTTACGTACTTGGCGGACAGGGAATGCAGATTGCGATCAATGATCACGATATTGATGAGTTCATCGGAATCATCAACCGTATCGCACAGGATCATCCAATCCTGGTTGATAAATATTTACAGGGTAAAGAGATTGAGGTAGATGCCGTATGCGACGGTGAAGATATCCTGATTCCAGGTATCATGGAGCATATCGAGCGTGCCGGAATCCATTCCGGAGACAGTATCTCTGTATATCCTGCACAGAGCATCTCTCAGAAGACAAAAGAGACGATTGCCGAATATACAAGAAGACTTGCAAAATCCTTACATGTAATCGGACTGATTAACATCCAGTTCATCGTATGTGGAGAAGATGTATATGTAATCGAAGTTAACCCTCGTTCCAGCCGTACTGTTCCATACATCAGTAAGGTAACAGGTATTCCGATCGTACCACTTGCAACAAAAGTGATCATCGGACACAAGATCAAAGAACTTGGTTATACACCTGGATTACAGCCGGAAGCAGATTATTTTGCAATCAAGATGCCGGTATTCTCATTTGAGAAGATCCGCGGTGCTGATATCAGCCTTGGACCTGAGATGAAGTCTACCGGAGAGTGTCTGGGAATTGCCAAGACATTTGATGAGGCTCTTTATAAAGCATTCATCGGTGCCGGAGTCAAACTTCCAAAACACAAGAACATGATTATGACAGTTCGTGATGAAGATAAGGAAGAAGCAGTAGAGATCGGACGCAGATTCGAGAAGATCGGTTACAAGATCTTTGCTACAGAAGGAACTGCCAAGGTCCTGACAGATGCAGGCGTGAAAGCGATGACAGTCAATAAGATTGAGCAGGAATCTCCGAACCTTATGGATCTGATCCTCGGACATAAGATCGACCTGGTTATCGACACACCTCCGCAGGGAGCTGATCACTCAAGAGACGGATTCGTGATCCGTAGAAATGCGATCGAGACAGGTGTCAATGTACTGACAGCGATCGATACAGCAAAAGCTCTGATCACCAGTCTTGAGAATACAGATATCCAGAAACTGACACTGATCGACATTGCTAAGATCAAATAG